The following proteins are encoded in a genomic region of Apodemus sylvaticus chromosome 21, mApoSyl1.1, whole genome shotgun sequence:
- the C21H16orf95 gene encoding uncharacterized protein C16orf95 homolog: protein MVVGDTDGAQARSKGLAMIPAAPGGKGDQDRVAPRAHRPIHRKWKGSFQTFGKDVCITGQSVYPGLCTVPQEYVCCQCYAKFGGHLPVPRADALLPYWVPLSLRPRKQVSKMMRCYVPRAMRSCRCSCHCFGGRLPMPRDRAVMPYWVPQGLRSQKKVVKRLENVKDTPDCPQDSSRWYGCWRVCGDQHLLFKWQRLQALYQDELPGLQEGEPHVGRLGLLLPISFNLLTLLQAVLRAIMAIRHLFWD from the exons ATGGTTGTGGGGGACACAGATGGTGCACAGGCAA GGAGCAAAGGGTTGGCGATGATACCAGCGGCCCCAGGAGGAAAAG GGGATCAGGACCGGGTTGCCCCACGAGCGCACAGACCCATCCACAGGAAATG GAAGGGTTCGTTTCAGACCTTTGGAAAGGATGTGTGCATCACTGGTCAGTCG GTGTACCCTGGCCTCTGCACTGTCCCCCAGGAGTATGTGTGTTGCCAATGCTATGCCAAGTTTGGGGGCCACCTGCCTGTGCCCCGGGCTGATGCACTGCTGCCCTACTGGGTGCCTCTGTCCCTGAGACCACGAAAGCAG GTCTCGAAGATGATGCGGTGTTACGTCCCCAGAGCCATGAGGTCGTGCCGGTGCTCCTGTCACTGCTTTGGGGGCCGCCTTCCAATGCCCAGGGACAGGGCCGTCATGCCCTATTGGGTGCCCCAGGGGCTGAGGTCACAGAAGAAG GTGGTGAAGAGGCTGGAGAATGTGAAAGACACTCCAG ATTGCCCCCAGGACTCAAGCAGATGGTACGGCTGTTGGCGGGTCTGCGGGGACCAGCATCTCCTCTTCAAGTGGCAGCGGCTCCAGGCCCTTTATCAAGACGAGCTGCCAGGTCTTCAGGAGGGCGAGCCGCATGTTGGCCGCTTAGGTCTCCTCCTTCCCATCAGCTTCAATCTCCTGACGCTGCTGCAGGCGGTCCTGAGGGCCATCATGGCTATCCG